The following are encoded in a window of Amycolatopsis lexingtonensis genomic DNA:
- a CDS encoding Uma2 family endonuclease, translating to MDPAPRRPHQKIVRRMSYALEEACGAELAVEFDVDLRLRDVPLLNRRPDLVVYDASLDADTVLRPEHCSLVIEVMSPRSITADQTDKPAEYAGAGIPHFWRVENETDDVRGLTVFCYRLDPTTRVYTSSGAHKGKPAVSDPFDFAIDLADLL from the coding sequence CTGGACCCGGCTCCGCGCCGTCCACACCAGAAGATCGTCCGGCGGATGTCCTACGCGCTCGAAGAGGCGTGCGGAGCCGAACTGGCGGTGGAGTTCGACGTCGATCTCCGTCTGCGGGACGTGCCGCTGCTCAACCGCCGCCCCGACCTCGTGGTCTACGACGCGTCGCTGGACGCCGACACCGTGCTGCGGCCCGAGCACTGCTCGCTGGTGATCGAAGTGATGTCGCCCCGCTCGATCACCGCGGACCAGACGGACAAGCCCGCGGAGTACGCCGGCGCCGGGATCCCGCACTTCTGGCGCGTGGAGAACGAGACCGACGACGTCCGCGGGCTCACGGTCTTCTGCTACCGGCTCGACCCGACGACCCGGGTGTACACCTCGTCCGGCGCGCACAAGGGCAAGCCGGCGGTCTCGGATCCGTTCGACTTCGCGATCGATCTGGCCGACCTGCTCTGA
- a CDS encoding TetR/AcrR family transcriptional regulator, with product MARTPTGAAVLQPEVTRAISEAVMWELAEQGFGRLSMEAVAKRAGVGKSALYRRWTSKEHMIASVVTEFSVTRAAETDTGTLRGDLRETMQALIDWLTHPLFSRILPDLVAEDARAPEYGRGLREAIGGPRREVGEKMLRRAITRGELPADLDMEMALDVLAAPIYWRLVVRQAEAEPDYVDRLVAYALRALGARDT from the coding sequence ATGGCACGCACCCCGACCGGCGCCGCGGTCCTCCAGCCCGAGGTCACGCGGGCCATCAGTGAAGCCGTCATGTGGGAATTGGCCGAACAGGGCTTCGGGCGGCTGTCGATGGAAGCGGTGGCGAAACGCGCCGGCGTCGGCAAGAGCGCGCTCTACCGGCGGTGGACGTCGAAGGAGCACATGATCGCCTCCGTCGTGACGGAGTTCAGCGTGACCCGCGCGGCGGAGACCGACACGGGCACCCTGCGCGGCGACCTGCGCGAAACGATGCAGGCCCTGATCGACTGGCTCACGCACCCGCTGTTCTCGCGGATCCTCCCGGACCTGGTCGCGGAGGACGCCCGCGCCCCGGAGTACGGCCGCGGCCTGCGCGAGGCCATCGGCGGCCCCCGCCGCGAGGTCGGCGAGAAGATGCTGCGCCGCGCGATCACCCGCGGCGAGCTCCCCGCCGACCTGGACATGGAAATGGCGCTCGACGTCCTGGCCGCCCCGATCTACTGGCGGCTGGTGGTCCGGCAGGCCGAGGCGGAACCGGACTACGTGGACCGTCTGGTGGCGTACGCCCTGCGCGCACTGGGCGCCCGGGACACGTGA
- a CDS encoding nuclear transport factor 2 family protein encodes MTSGRYRSVQTSKEAAMHDFVERALDLLLKHDMAGFAGLWAEDGVLEFPFAAPGYPARVEGRDAIREYLRDYPNLLDIREVTAMTVHETTDPAVVVAEFTVAGVVVATQRPYELSYIAVITLENGEIRRYRDYWSPQAAADLLGGADALTAAFTGGDRG; translated from the coding sequence CTGACGTCGGGACGGTACCGTTCCGTCCAAACGTCGAAGGAGGCTGCGATGCACGACTTCGTCGAGCGCGCGCTCGATCTGCTGCTGAAGCACGATATGGCCGGGTTCGCCGGGCTCTGGGCCGAGGACGGCGTCCTCGAGTTCCCGTTCGCCGCCCCGGGCTACCCGGCGCGCGTCGAAGGCCGGGACGCCATCCGCGAGTACCTGCGCGACTACCCGAACCTCCTGGACATCCGGGAGGTCACGGCGATGACCGTGCACGAGACCACCGACCCGGCGGTGGTCGTCGCCGAGTTCACCGTCGCCGGCGTCGTCGTCGCGACGCAGCGGCCGTACGAGCTGTCGTACATCGCGGTGATCACCCTCGAGAACGGCGAGATCCGCCGCTACCGCGACTACTGGAGCCCGCAGGCCGCGGCGGACCTGCTCGGCGGCGCGGACGCGCTGACCGCGGCCTTCACCGGCGGCGACCGTGGCTGA
- a CDS encoding NmrA family NAD(P)-binding protein, whose product MADVLVVGGTGTTGRRVVAGLRAHGAGVRAATRKPGEAGQVRFDWADRATHAGALRGASAVYLVAPIGEAAPAGLVAPFVADALEAGVRRIVLLSSSAVTDDTPGLGELPRLVRTAPEWAVLRPSWFMQNFTGEHLVAQGVRDGEVVTATGDGRVAFVDATDIAAVAVRALTDPEPHNTEHVLTGPGALSYSEATSIIAARTGRPVRHRPVGTAEFAARLTAAGIPAEFARVLAVLDEDIRHGAEDRVTAVVEQVTGRPARSFETFVEEEIR is encoded by the coding sequence GTGGCTGACGTCCTGGTCGTCGGCGGCACCGGCACCACCGGCCGCCGGGTCGTCGCGGGCCTGCGCGCGCACGGCGCGGGGGTGCGCGCGGCCACCCGCAAGCCGGGCGAGGCCGGCCAGGTCCGGTTCGACTGGGCCGACCGCGCCACCCACGCCGGCGCCCTGCGCGGCGCTTCCGCCGTCTACCTGGTCGCGCCGATCGGCGAGGCCGCGCCGGCGGGCCTGGTGGCGCCGTTCGTGGCGGACGCGCTCGAGGCCGGGGTCCGCCGGATCGTGTTGCTGAGCTCGTCCGCCGTCACCGACGACACGCCCGGCCTCGGCGAGCTGCCCCGGCTGGTGCGGACGGCGCCGGAGTGGGCCGTGCTGCGGCCGTCGTGGTTCATGCAGAACTTCACCGGCGAACACCTGGTGGCGCAGGGCGTGCGGGACGGCGAGGTCGTCACCGCCACCGGGGACGGCCGGGTCGCGTTCGTCGACGCCACCGACATCGCGGCGGTCGCCGTCCGCGCGCTGACCGACCCCGAACCGCACAACACCGAACACGTCCTGACCGGTCCTGGTGCTTTGAGCTATTCCGAAGCCACATCGATCATCGCCGCCCGCACCGGCCGCCCGGTGCGCCACCGCCCGGTCGGCACCGCCGAGTTCGCGGCGCGCCTGACCGCGGCCGGCATCCCCGCCGAGTTCGCGCGCGTGCTCGCCGTGCTCGACGAAGACATCCGGCACGGCGCGGAAGACCGCGTCACCGCCGTCGTGGAGCAGGTCACCGGGCGGCCCGCCCGGTCGTTCGAAACCTTCGTGGAGGAAGAAATCCGATGA
- a CDS encoding alpha/beta hydrolase family protein yields MKQLMFEEDAQFWFETLRLFGHAAYGGSDFGEVLAAASTVKPGDYDSWHDAYRGLADRLYAEAADASPVTARDLLLRASTYYFSSEFFLHGDPADPRIAAAYDRSVECFRRAAVAEPVEIPYEGTVLRGYFYRAPGDGPKPVLVMHNGFDGSAEECHYLGAAGGAERGYHVLTFDGPGQPSAIRHDNLVFRPDWEHVVTPVLDFVLGLDGVDPDRVALLGVSLGGMLAPRAAAFEPRLAAVVALDGVYDAGAAVVGALPWDRAEIVRRANAADDPEFDALLTAGRQANPTLRWACDHGRYVLGAATDREFVAKYLEYTLEDGVAEKITCPTLVCEAADDLFFGGEQETEPRRLYAHLNAPKTLLTFTAEEGADAHCHVGAQRLATGRVYDWLDRTL; encoded by the coding sequence ATGAAGCAGCTCATGTTCGAAGAAGACGCGCAGTTCTGGTTCGAGACGCTGCGCCTGTTCGGCCACGCGGCCTACGGCGGTTCGGACTTCGGCGAGGTCCTCGCGGCGGCGTCGACGGTGAAGCCGGGCGACTACGACAGCTGGCACGACGCCTACCGCGGCCTGGCCGATCGCCTGTACGCCGAAGCGGCCGACGCGAGCCCGGTGACCGCGCGCGACCTGCTGCTGCGCGCGTCGACGTACTACTTCTCGTCGGAGTTCTTCCTGCACGGCGACCCGGCGGATCCGCGCATCGCGGCGGCCTACGACCGCAGCGTCGAGTGCTTCCGGCGCGCCGCCGTCGCCGAGCCGGTCGAAATCCCCTACGAGGGAACGGTTCTGCGCGGCTACTTCTACCGGGCGCCGGGCGACGGCCCGAAGCCGGTGCTGGTGATGCACAACGGTTTCGACGGCAGCGCCGAAGAGTGCCACTACCTGGGCGCGGCGGGCGGCGCCGAGCGCGGCTACCACGTGCTGACGTTCGACGGCCCCGGCCAGCCGAGCGCGATCCGGCACGACAACCTGGTGTTCCGGCCGGACTGGGAACACGTCGTCACGCCGGTGCTGGACTTCGTCCTCGGCCTCGACGGCGTCGACCCGGACCGCGTCGCGCTGCTGGGCGTCAGCCTCGGCGGCATGCTGGCCCCGCGCGCGGCGGCGTTCGAACCCCGCCTGGCGGCGGTCGTCGCACTGGACGGCGTGTACGACGCGGGCGCGGCCGTGGTCGGCGCCCTGCCCTGGGACCGCGCGGAGATCGTCCGCCGGGCGAACGCGGCGGACGACCCGGAGTTCGACGCGCTCCTCACCGCGGGCCGCCAGGCCAACCCGACCCTGCGCTGGGCCTGCGACCACGGCCGCTACGTCCTGGGCGCGGCGACCGACCGCGAGTTCGTCGCGAAGTACCTCGAGTACACGCTGGAAGACGGCGTCGCGGAGAAGATCACTTGCCCGACGCTGGTCTGCGAGGCGGCGGACGACCTGTTCTTCGGCGGCGAGCAGGAGACCGAACCCCGGCGGCTGTACGCGCACCTGAACGCGCCGAAGACGTTGCTGACGTTCACCGCGGAGGAGGGCGCGGACGCGCACTGCCACGTCGGCGCCCAGCGCCTCGCGACCGGGCGGGTCTACGACTGGCTGGACCGGACGCTCTAG
- a CDS encoding LysE family transporter, giving the protein MARPKSAGATYLGFKALFAAWREGFLCNLTNPKVLVFSLSMLPQFLTPDSTIAESLLLAGTVGVLATLWQLVIVAGVHRIRAWLRQRRIRRTLDGVTGTALVGFGAALALES; this is encoded by the coding sequence ATGGCCCGGCCGAAATCCGCGGGTGCGACCTACCTCGGCTTCAAGGCCCTGTTCGCTGCCTGGCGCGAGGGATTCCTGTGCAACCTCACCAACCCGAAGGTCCTCGTCTTCTCCTTGTCGATGCTGCCGCAGTTCCTGACGCCGGACTCGACGATCGCGGAGTCGCTGCTGCTCGCCGGGACGGTCGGCGTGCTCGCGACGCTCTGGCAGCTCGTGATCGTGGCCGGGGTGCACCGGATCCGCGCGTGGCTGCGGCAGCGCCGGATCCGCCGCACCCTGGACGGCGTCACCGGCACCGCGCTCGTCGGCTTCGGCGCGGCACTCGCGCTCGAAAGCTAG
- a CDS encoding LysE family translocator has translation MSLSTYAGFAAMMAFLAMMPGPDTMVVLKNALTGGARGGAWACGGITAANFLQGTAAALGLGAVLTRSQPVFETVKWLGAAYLVFLGIQALRGAWRGDYAALDDVRRARASRGRRFREGFLSNITNPKVIVLYLSVLPQFLTPSSTFADSLLLAYTVAALGLVWQVLLLFFVHRVRGWLQRRRVRRVLDGVTGTALLGFGAALALES, from the coding sequence ATGTCCCTGAGCACGTACGCGGGGTTCGCCGCGATGATGGCGTTCCTGGCGATGATGCCCGGCCCGGACACGATGGTCGTGCTGAAGAACGCGCTGACCGGCGGCGCCCGCGGCGGCGCGTGGGCGTGCGGCGGCATCACGGCCGCGAACTTCCTCCAGGGCACGGCGGCGGCCCTCGGCCTGGGCGCGGTGCTCACCCGCTCCCAGCCGGTGTTCGAAACGGTGAAGTGGCTCGGCGCGGCCTACCTGGTCTTCCTGGGCATCCAGGCCCTGCGCGGCGCTTGGCGCGGCGATTACGCCGCACTGGACGACGTCCGCCGCGCCCGTGCCTCCCGCGGCCGGCGGTTCCGGGAGGGGTTCCTCTCGAACATCACCAACCCCAAGGTGATCGTGCTGTACCTGTCGGTGCTGCCGCAGTTCCTGACCCCGTCGTCGACTTTCGCCGACTCGCTGCTGCTGGCGTACACGGTCGCGGCGCTGGGACTGGTGTGGCAGGTGCTGCTGCTGTTCTTCGTGCACCGCGTCCGCGGCTGGCTGCAGCGCCGCCGCGTCCGCCGGGTGCTGGACGGCGTGACCGGCACGGCCCTTTTGGGATTCGGCGCGGCGCTCGCCCTGGAGTCCTGA
- a CDS encoding LysE family translocator: MTWSVYGSYLVIVILIVLAPGPDTMVMLKNALSGGFRGGLLASLGIFTGNAVQGSAAALGLGVLIARSQPVFLALKWAGAAYLVFLGFQALRGAWRGNYDVVEQAQRRKGGGFRRFREGFLSNITNPKVLVLYLSVLPQFLDPVRTTTWDALALAYTVAVLGVVWLLVLLVFVHRVRAWLERRRVRRALDGVTGTALLGFGAALALES; this comes from the coding sequence GTGACGTGGAGCGTGTACGGGAGTTACCTGGTCATCGTGATCCTGATCGTGCTCGCGCCGGGGCCCGACACGATGGTGATGCTGAAGAACGCGCTGTCCGGCGGGTTCCGCGGCGGGCTGCTCGCGTCGCTCGGCATCTTCACCGGCAACGCCGTGCAGGGCAGCGCCGCGGCGCTCGGGCTCGGCGTCCTCATCGCGCGGTCGCAGCCGGTGTTCCTCGCGCTGAAGTGGGCCGGCGCGGCCTACCTCGTCTTCCTCGGTTTCCAGGCGCTGCGCGGGGCTTGGCGCGGCAACTACGACGTCGTGGAGCAGGCCCAACGCCGCAAGGGCGGCGGGTTCCGGCGGTTCCGCGAAGGCTTCCTCTCCAACATCACCAACCCGAAGGTGCTGGTGCTGTACCTGTCCGTGCTGCCGCAGTTCCTCGACCCGGTGCGCACGACGACGTGGGACGCGCTGGCGCTGGCCTACACCGTCGCCGTGCTCGGCGTGGTGTGGCTGCTGGTGCTGCTGGTGTTCGTGCACCGCGTGCGCGCGTGGCTCGAACGCCGCCGGGTGCGCCGCGCGCTGGACGGCGTCACCGGCACCGCGCTGCTCGGCTTCGGCGCCGCCCTCGCACTGGAGTCCTGA
- a CDS encoding PH domain-containing protein yields MSAGEIELLPGERVLWAGEPVQRPLYVAADGVIAPAGLVVTAAALWFLLAKDPAGVTMVLAAVVLVLGLYGLVGRSLVRYLALGRTTYAVTDSRIIARSGLFRQQERASELAGLSAPVLKPGPSRTGTLTFGTPGAVTLIGVGEPKRVRDLLTKAIDEAKARQAPPESGEPAA; encoded by the coding sequence ATGTCAGCAGGGGAAATCGAGCTTCTGCCCGGTGAGCGCGTGCTCTGGGCGGGAGAACCGGTCCAGCGCCCGCTCTACGTCGCCGCGGACGGGGTGATCGCCCCTGCCGGACTCGTCGTCACCGCCGCCGCGCTCTGGTTCCTGCTCGCGAAGGACCCGGCCGGCGTCACCATGGTCTTGGCCGCCGTGGTGCTGGTCCTCGGTCTCTACGGACTGGTCGGCCGCTCACTCGTCCGCTACCTCGCGCTCGGCCGCACGACGTACGCGGTGACGGACAGCCGGATCATCGCGCGCTCGGGCCTGTTCCGGCAGCAGGAACGCGCCAGCGAACTGGCCGGCCTGTCGGCGCCGGTCCTCAAGCCCGGCCCGTCGCGCACCGGCACGCTCACGTTCGGCACGCCCGGCGCGGTGACGCTGATCGGCGTCGGCGAGCCGAAGCGCGTGCGCGACCTGCTGACCAAGGCCATCGACGAGGCGAAGGCCCGCCAGGCCCCGCCGGAATCGGGCGAGCCCGCCGCCTGA
- a CDS encoding protein meaA yields the protein MPYPTDRERDRPWVMRTYAGHSSAAASNELYRRNLAKGQTGLSVAFDLPTQTGYDPDHQLSRGEVGKVGVPVSHIGDMRRLFDGIPLAEANTSMTINAPAMWLLALYVSVAREQAEAEGRDVDEVLAKLTGTTQNDIIKEYLSRGTYIFPPGPSLRLITDMIAWTVHHVPKWNPINICSYHLQEAGATPTQEVAYALCTAIAVLDAVRDSGQVDAADMAKVVARISFFVNAGVRFVEEMSKMRAFTALWDEITRDRYGVTDPKARRLRYGVQVNSLGLTEAQPENNVQRIVLEMLAVSLSRGARARAIQLPAWNEALGLPRPWDQQWALRMQQVLAFETDLLEYEDIFDGSHVIQAKVDEIMTGAREEIARVQDLGGAVAAVESGYMKSQLVTSLAEYRRGMENGERILVGVNKFETTEPSPLQAEGAKAIETIDPAVEKAAVTAIEEWRTGRDNEAVERSLAALKERAQTTENLFEATVDCARAGVTTGEWAGALREVFGEYRAPTGVSAAAAGNGDPGIERVRERVRATEAELGERLRILVGKPGLDGHSNGAEQVAVRARDVGFEVVYQGIRLTPEQIVAAAVQEGVHVVGLSVLSGSHLEVVPNVVDGLRAAGAGDVPVIVGGIIPPDDAALLTERGIARVFTPKDYELTDIMDGIVSLVRERNGLS from the coding sequence GTGCCGTACCCAACGGACCGCGAGCGAGACCGACCGTGGGTGATGCGCACGTACGCGGGGCACTCGTCCGCCGCGGCGTCGAACGAGCTCTACCGGCGCAACCTCGCCAAGGGGCAGACCGGGCTCTCGGTTGCCTTCGACCTGCCCACCCAGACCGGCTACGACCCGGACCACCAGCTCTCGCGCGGTGAGGTCGGCAAGGTCGGCGTGCCGGTGTCGCACATCGGCGACATGCGGCGCCTCTTCGACGGCATCCCGCTCGCCGAGGCGAACACGTCGATGACGATCAACGCGCCGGCCATGTGGCTGCTCGCGCTGTACGTCTCCGTGGCGCGCGAGCAGGCCGAAGCCGAGGGCCGCGACGTCGACGAGGTGCTGGCGAAGCTCACCGGCACCACGCAGAACGACATCATCAAGGAGTACCTGTCCCGCGGGACCTACATCTTCCCGCCGGGGCCGAGCCTGCGGCTGATCACCGACATGATCGCGTGGACCGTGCACCACGTGCCGAAGTGGAACCCGATCAACATCTGCAGCTACCACCTGCAGGAAGCCGGTGCGACGCCGACGCAGGAGGTCGCCTACGCGCTGTGCACCGCGATCGCCGTGCTCGACGCCGTCCGCGACTCCGGGCAGGTCGACGCGGCCGACATGGCCAAGGTCGTCGCGCGGATCTCGTTCTTCGTCAACGCCGGCGTCCGGTTCGTCGAGGAGATGTCCAAGATGCGCGCGTTCACCGCGCTCTGGGACGAGATCACGCGGGACCGTTACGGCGTAACGGATCCCAAGGCGCGCCGGCTGCGCTACGGCGTCCAGGTCAACTCGCTCGGGCTCACCGAAGCCCAGCCGGAGAACAACGTCCAGCGGATCGTGCTGGAGATGCTCGCGGTGTCGCTCTCCCGCGGCGCCCGCGCCCGCGCGATCCAGCTGCCCGCCTGGAACGAGGCGCTCGGCCTGCCCCGGCCGTGGGACCAGCAGTGGGCGCTGCGGATGCAGCAGGTGCTCGCGTTCGAGACCGACCTGCTGGAGTACGAGGACATCTTCGACGGCTCGCACGTCATCCAGGCCAAGGTCGACGAGATCATGACCGGCGCGCGCGAGGAGATCGCGCGCGTGCAGGACCTCGGCGGCGCGGTCGCCGCGGTCGAGAGCGGCTACATGAAGTCGCAGCTGGTCACCTCGCTCGCCGAATACCGGCGCGGGATGGAGAACGGCGAGCGGATCCTGGTCGGGGTCAACAAGTTCGAGACGACCGAGCCGTCGCCGCTGCAGGCCGAGGGCGCGAAGGCGATCGAGACCATCGACCCCGCCGTCGAAAAGGCGGCTGTCACCGCGATCGAGGAGTGGCGCACCGGGCGCGACAACGAGGCCGTCGAGCGGTCGCTGGCCGCGCTCAAGGAACGCGCGCAGACCACGGAAAACCTCTTCGAGGCCACTGTGGACTGTGCGCGGGCCGGCGTCACCACCGGCGAGTGGGCCGGCGCGCTGCGCGAGGTGTTCGGCGAATACCGGGCGCCCACCGGAGTTTCCGCGGCGGCCGCGGGCAATGGCGACCCGGGGATCGAGCGGGTGCGCGAACGCGTCCGCGCCACCGAAGCGGAACTGGGCGAGCGGCTGCGGATCCTGGTCGGCAAGCCGGGACTCGACGGGCACTCCAACGGCGCCGAGCAGGTCGCCGTCCGGGCGCGTGACGTCGGTTTCGAGGTCGTCTACCAGGGCATCCGGCTGACACCCGAGCAGATCGTCGCGGCCGCCGTGCAGGAGGGCGTGCACGTCGTCGGGCTGTCCGTGCTGTCCGGCTCGCACCTGGAAGTCGTCCCGAACGTCGTCGACGGCCTGCGCGCGGCGGGCGCCGGTGACGTGCCGGTGATCGTCGGCGGGATCATCCCGCCGGACGACGCCGCGCTGCTCACCGAACGCGGCATCGCCCGGGTGTTCACGCCCAAGGACTACGAGCTGACCGACATCATGGACGGCATCGTCTCGCTGGTCCGGGAGCGCAACGGGCTCAGCTGA
- a CDS encoding cysteine hydrolase family protein, whose translation MTESALILIDVQRGFDDAAFWGPRNNPGAEANMKALLDAWQERRLPVVLVHHDSVKPDSPLLPGQPGNDFKPELDGARPDLVFGKKVNSAFIGDVDLDAWLRKRGITSFVLAGIQTNFCCETTARMGGNLGYDVTFALDATFTFDLPEVTADELYRVTAANLANQFATVKSTKDILAGLS comes from the coding sequence ATGACCGAATCGGCACTCATCCTGATCGACGTCCAGCGCGGGTTCGACGACGCGGCTTTCTGGGGCCCGCGCAACAACCCTGGCGCCGAAGCGAACATGAAGGCGCTGCTCGACGCGTGGCAGGAACGGCGACTGCCCGTCGTGCTCGTGCACCACGACTCCGTGAAACCGGACTCGCCGCTGCTGCCCGGCCAGCCGGGCAACGACTTCAAGCCCGAACTCGACGGCGCACGGCCGGACCTGGTGTTCGGCAAGAAGGTCAACTCGGCCTTCATCGGCGACGTCGACCTCGACGCGTGGCTGCGCAAGCGCGGCATCACGAGCTTCGTCCTGGCGGGGATCCAGACGAACTTCTGCTGCGAAACCACCGCACGGATGGGCGGGAACCTCGGCTACGACGTGACTTTCGCGCTCGACGCCACGTTCACGTTCGACCTCCCGGAGGTGACCGCCGACGAGCTGTACCGCGTCACGGCGGCGAACCTGGCCAACCAGTTCGCCACCGTGAAGTCCACAAAGGACATCCTGGCCGGGCTCAGCTGA
- a CDS encoding GlxA family transcriptional regulator: MRTIGVLLLPGTRLFDLAVIGEVWGQDRTDSGIGPFTVRLCSAGRARTAVSPFGDVAATHGLAGLDGCDLVLAPGRDDPLAPVPSSAVAALRRAHRDGRTVAGLCSGAFTLAAAGLLDGLPATTHWRDLDALARVAPRADLQRDVLYTDDGGVLTSAGVVGGLDLCLYLVRRDHGADVAAALARRLVMPPAREGGQRQYVDSPVPSATQPGLSSTMDWALARLGSGIGVEDLVGHARMSERTFHREFAAATGVTPGRWLRVQRVRYAQRLLETTALPVERVAERSGLGTAANLRRRMHAEVGVGPDSYRRTFRSGGATVGECTSTC, from the coding sequence ATGCGCACGATCGGCGTTCTGCTGCTGCCCGGCACCCGGCTGTTCGACCTCGCGGTGATCGGCGAGGTCTGGGGCCAGGACCGGACCGACAGCGGGATCGGCCCGTTCACCGTCCGGCTGTGCAGTGCGGGCCGGGCGCGCACCGCCGTGTCGCCGTTCGGTGACGTCGCGGCGACGCACGGTCTGGCCGGGCTCGACGGCTGCGACCTCGTGCTGGCGCCGGGCCGCGACGACCCCCTCGCGCCGGTGCCGTCCTCCGCCGTCGCGGCGCTGCGCCGGGCCCACCGGGACGGGCGCACGGTCGCGGGACTGTGTTCCGGCGCGTTCACCCTGGCCGCCGCGGGCCTGCTCGACGGCCTCCCGGCGACCACGCACTGGCGGGATCTCGACGCGTTGGCCCGGGTCGCGCCGCGGGCGGACCTCCAGCGGGACGTGCTCTACACCGACGACGGCGGCGTCCTGACGTCCGCGGGGGTCGTCGGCGGCCTCGACCTCTGCCTGTACCTGGTCCGCCGCGACCACGGCGCGGACGTCGCCGCCGCACTGGCGCGCCGCCTGGTGATGCCGCCGGCGCGGGAAGGCGGGCAGCGGCAGTACGTCGACAGTCCCGTGCCTTCCGCGACTCAGCCGGGTCTGTCGTCCACAATGGACTGGGCGCTGGCCCGGCTCGGCTCCGGGATCGGCGTGGAGGACCTGGTCGGGCACGCGCGGATGAGCGAGCGGACGTTCCACCGCGAGTTCGCCGCGGCCACCGGCGTGACGCCGGGGCGCTGGCTGCGCGTGCAGCGCGTCCGGTACGCGCAGCGGCTGCTGGAGACGACGGCACTGCCGGTCGAGCGCGTCGCGGAGCGGTCCGGGCTGGGCACGGCGGCCAACCTGCGGCGGCGGATGCACGCCGAGGTCGGCGTCGGCCCGGACAGTTACCGGCGCACATTCCGGTCCGGAGGGGCTACGGTCGGGGAATGTACGAGCACCTGCTGA
- a CDS encoding enoyl-CoA hydratase-related protein, which translates to MYEHLLMSRDGDTVTITMNRPERRNSLSADHLAELLSAFQAAGTSDATGVVLAGAGPVFSAGHDFGDVAKRDLMGVRELLTLCTDLMKTMQSIPQVVIARVHGLATAAGCQLVASCDLAVAAESAGFALPGGKGGWFCHTPAVPVARSIGRKRLMELALTGDAIDAATALDWGLVNRVVPDEHLDDAVGDLLSRATRGSRASKSMGKVTLYAQLDRPEADAYAIALEVMAAASQLPGAREGMAAFLEKRKPSWPD; encoded by the coding sequence ATGTACGAGCACCTGCTGATGAGCCGGGACGGCGACACCGTCACGATCACCATGAACCGGCCGGAGCGGCGCAACTCGCTGTCCGCGGACCACCTCGCCGAGCTGCTCTCCGCGTTCCAGGCGGCGGGGACGTCCGACGCGACCGGCGTCGTGCTGGCCGGCGCGGGACCGGTGTTCTCCGCGGGGCACGACTTCGGCGACGTGGCCAAGCGCGACCTGATGGGCGTGCGCGAGCTGCTGACGTTGTGCACCGACCTGATGAAGACCATGCAGTCGATCCCGCAGGTGGTCATCGCGCGGGTGCACGGCCTGGCCACCGCGGCCGGCTGTCAGCTCGTGGCGTCGTGCGACCTGGCCGTGGCCGCCGAGTCGGCAGGCTTCGCGCTCCCGGGCGGCAAGGGCGGCTGGTTCTGCCACACGCCGGCGGTGCCGGTGGCGCGTTCGATCGGCCGCAAGCGGCTGATGGAGCTGGCGCTGACCGGCGACGCCATCGACGCGGCGACCGCGCTCGACTGGGGCCTGGTCAACCGGGTGGTGCCCGACGAACACCTCGACGACGCCGTCGGTGACCTGCTGTCGCGGGCGACGCGCGGCAGCCGCGCCAGCAAGTCGATGGGCAAGGTGACGCTCTACGCCCAGCTCGACCGGCCCGAGGCCGACGCGTACGCGATCGCGTTGGAGGTCATGGCCGCGGCGTCGCAGCTGCCGGGCGCCCGCGAAGGCATGGCGGCGTTCCTGGAGAAGCGCAAGCCCTCCTGGCCCGACTGA
- a CDS encoding TetR/AcrR family transcriptional regulator, whose translation MVGKRDWLDAGLVLLAEQGAPAVTIERLAERLGLSKGSFYHHFKGMGGFRTALLAHFEAERTTRFVEQAEAAEGDRLGALLKLVLAPGPGPELEIAVRAWALQDTEARAVQERVDRTRVAYLTEISGDADLAQALYLVVVGAGQVVPPLSGRQLKSALELVLGRRK comes from the coding sequence ATGGTGGGGAAACGGGACTGGCTGGACGCGGGGTTGGTTTTGCTGGCGGAGCAGGGGGCGCCGGCGGTGACGATCGAGCGGCTGGCCGAGCGGCTCGGTCTGTCGAAGGGGTCGTTCTACCACCACTTCAAGGGCATGGGTGGCTTCCGCACCGCCCTGCTGGCGCACTTCGAGGCCGAACGCACGACCCGGTTCGTGGAGCAGGCCGAAGCGGCGGAGGGCGACCGGCTGGGCGCGCTGCTGAAGCTCGTCCTCGCGCCGGGACCCGGGCCGGAGCTGGAGATCGCCGTCCGGGCGTGGGCCCTGCAGGACACCGAAGCGCGGGCGGTCCAGGAGCGCGTCGACCGGACCCGCGTGGCCTACCTGACCGAGATCAGCGGCGACGCCGACCTCGCGCAGGCGCTGTACCTGGTGGTCGTCGGCGCCGGGCAGGTCGTGCCCCCGCTGTCCGGCCGTCAGCTCAAGAGCGCGCTGGAACTCGTACTGGGGAGAAGAAAATGA